In Deinococcus sonorensis KR-87, a single window of DNA contains:
- a CDS encoding TerD family protein: MTILAHGQRLPLTALNLSDHLILTVTHRAGLQADLSLFGLNSRQKLRDDRYLVFYNQSSTPHGELTLLPGVGTEAQRFTLHLDRLPKHVARLVLVLTAEEPLEPSDTLTLTLLTPADVPQASFTLSQEHLAGHRTVFACELWQGSTGWRFGAISRTFDGGLKEVLEHFGGTVAEDEDLPEADPALPAPLPAEVPLPPRVETRIALPLTSIGEPEAEQASRLLDLANRLSKLLPQLHTEEASKHALVMPFLQILGYDVFDPTEVVPEFIADVGIKRGEKVDYAVLQNGRPILLFECKHHAAPLSLEHASQLYRYFAVTEARFAVLTNGVVYRFYTDLERPNTMDAQPFLEVNLLNLKEHELTELLRFSKAAFNQDIILSSASEMKYVMAIKQHLVEEFREPSDDFIRVLTAQVYQGRLTTNTRNRFAVYTKKALNEFVAQLISERLRSAFEAATPAAPQLGEAEDQDSDEAGLTVSAEEWQGYYIIKSILRETVEYARVHLRKHQSYCAVLLDNNRRKTVARLYFTERRLVVGLFDAADRHEVRETLSSLDDLFRLAPRLRKTVQAIEARGS; the protein is encoded by the coding sequence ATGACGATCCTCGCCCACGGGCAACGGTTACCCCTGACTGCCCTCAATCTCAGCGACCACCTGATCCTCACCGTCACCCACCGCGCCGGACTTCAGGCCGACCTCAGCCTCTTCGGACTCAATTCCAGGCAGAAACTGCGCGATGACCGCTACTTGGTGTTCTACAACCAGTCCAGCACGCCGCACGGCGAACTCACCTTGTTGCCGGGCGTTGGCACCGAAGCCCAGCGGTTCACCCTTCACCTCGACCGTCTCCCGAAACACGTGGCCCGCCTCGTCCTGGTGCTGACGGCCGAAGAACCCCTGGAACCATCGGACACCCTCACACTCACGCTCCTGACCCCGGCAGATGTCCCGCAGGCGAGCTTTACGCTCAGCCAGGAGCACCTGGCCGGCCACCGGACGGTGTTCGCCTGTGAATTGTGGCAGGGCAGCACCGGCTGGCGGTTTGGCGCGATCAGCCGCACCTTTGATGGTGGGCTCAAAGAAGTGCTTGAGCATTTCGGCGGCACGGTGGCCGAGGACGAGGATCTCCCGGAAGCCGACCCGGCGTTGCCGGCCCCGCTGCCCGCGGAGGTCCCACTGCCGCCCCGGGTGGAGACGCGTATTGCTCTTCCGCTAACCTCCATTGGCGAGCCGGAGGCGGAGCAGGCGTCCCGGCTGCTGGACCTGGCCAACCGGCTGTCTAAGCTCTTGCCGCAACTGCACACCGAGGAGGCCAGCAAACACGCGCTGGTCATGCCATTCCTGCAGATCCTCGGTTACGACGTCTTCGATCCGACCGAGGTGGTGCCGGAGTTCATCGCGGACGTCGGCATCAAGAGGGGCGAAAAAGTGGATTACGCCGTGTTGCAGAACGGCCGACCCATTCTGTTGTTCGAGTGCAAGCACCACGCCGCGCCCCTCAGCCTGGAGCACGCGTCTCAACTGTACCGGTACTTCGCCGTCACGGAAGCCCGGTTTGCCGTGCTGACCAACGGGGTGGTGTACCGGTTCTACACCGACTTGGAACGGCCGAACACCATGGACGCCCAGCCGTTTCTGGAAGTCAACCTGCTCAACCTCAAGGAACACGAGCTGACGGAACTGCTGCGCTTCAGCAAGGCAGCGTTTAACCAAGACATCATTCTCAGCTCGGCCAGCGAGATGAAGTACGTGATGGCCATCAAGCAGCACCTGGTCGAGGAGTTTCGCGAGCCGTCTGACGACTTTATCCGGGTGCTCACCGCTCAGGTGTACCAGGGACGGCTCACCACCAACACGCGCAACCGATTCGCGGTGTACACCAAGAAGGCGCTGAATGAGTTTGTCGCGCAGCTCATCAGTGAGCGCCTGCGGTCCGCCTTTGAGGCGGCGACCCCGGCCGCGCCGCAACTCGGCGAAGCCGAGGATCAGGACAGCGATGAGGCTGGCCTGACGGTCAGCGCCGAGGAATGGCAGGGGTATTACATCATCAAGTCGATCCTGCGCGAGACCGTGGAGTATGCCCGGGTTCACCTGAGGAAGCACCAGTCGTATTGTGCGGTGCTGCTCGACAACAACCGCCGCAAGACGGTGGCTCGGTTGTACTTCACCGAGCGTCGGTTGGTGGTCGGTCTGTTCGACGCGGCGGACCGCCACGAGGTGAGAGAGACGCTCAGCAGTCTGGATGATCTGTTCCGCCTGGCGCCGCGGCTCCGCAAGACCGTACAGGCCATTGAAGCGAGAGGAAGCTGA
- a CDS encoding transposase, which yields MSTWSPERCGPGRPKHRPKQLVGDRGYSNGIARKELRRRGIRAVIPPKRDQRRPGRYDSLLYRERNHVERTIAWIKRYRRVSTRYGKRQVHYLAWLTIASVLAWLST from the coding sequence ATCTCGACCTGGAGCCCCGAACGTTGCGGCCCAGGACGACCCAAACACCGACCGAAGCAACTGGTGGGCGATCGCGGCTACAGTAACGGGATCGCCCGGAAGGAACTGCGTCGCCGGGGCATTCGTGCCGTGATTCCACCAAAGCGAGATCAGCGGCGCCCAGGGCGGTACGACTCTCTGCTGTACCGCGAGCGCAATCACGTCGAGCGGACCATCGCCTGGATCAAGCGCTACCGCCGGGTGTCGACACGATACGGCAAGCGACAGGTGCATTACCTGGCTTGGCTGACCATCGCATCGGTCCTGGCATGGCTTTCAACCTGA
- a CDS encoding helix-turn-helix domain-containing protein: MTRAQILLLADHSHGEGQTHQAIADVLGCSANRVSNVMRRSADEGLQGRSTSDLDLEPRTLRPRTTQTPTEATGGRSRLQ; the protein is encoded by the coding sequence ATGACTCGAGCTCAAATCCTGCTGCTCGCCGACCACTCGCACGGTGAAGGTCAGACCCACCAAGCCATCGCCGATGTCCTCGGATGCAGCGCCAATCGGGTGAGCAACGTCATGCGCCGCTCCGCCGACGAAGGCCTGCAGGGGCGCTCTACGAGCGATCTCGACCTGGAGCCCCGAACGTTGCGGCCCAGGACGACCCAAACACCGACCGAAGCAACTGGTGGGCGATCGCGGCTACAGTAA
- a CDS encoding helix-turn-helix domain-containing protein, which translates to MNAPTDNIRVRLGQKVRQLREARGWSQEDLAARAFLHRNQIGYIEQGQRNISIETIARLAAAFDVPPGELFR; encoded by the coding sequence GTGAACGCGCCCACTGACAACATTCGTGTTCGCCTCGGCCAGAAGGTCCGGCAACTGAGAGAGGCGCGGGGTTGGTCCCAAGAGGACCTCGCTGCTCGTGCCTTTCTGCACCGGAATCAGATCGGCTACATCGAGCAGGGCCAGCGCAACATCAGCATCGAGACTATCGCCAGGTTAGCGGCCGCCTTCGACGTTCCTCCTGGCGAATTGTTCAGGTGA
- the fdhF gene encoding formate dehydrogenase subunit alpha, with protein sequence MTTDIEVRVNGVLQPATSGEPLINVINRAGVELPQVCYHPQLGPIQTCDTCLVEVDGALVRACGTPVMTGMTVSTDTQAGRESRAAAFDKILGNHLLYCTVCDNNNGNCVVHNTTALLKVEHQATPYHPKPYAKDESNPFYRYDPDQCILCGRCVEACQNLQVNETLSINWEDPHPRVLWDGGQPINESSCVSCGHCVSVCPCNALMEKSMLGEAGLMTALPLPVFHSAVDLVKAAEPSIGYGPILQLSDTEAAMRAQSIQRTKTVCTYCGVGCSFEVWTKERHILKIEPTHGPANGVSTCIKGKFSWDHINSQERLTTPLIRDGNGFREASWEEALSLIARKFTEVRAEHGPDALAFIASSKCTNEEAFLMQKLARAVIGTNNMDNCSRYCQSPATMGLWRTVGYGGDSGSIHDLEQAGLVIGIGTNTAESHPVLATRVKRAHKLRGQRLIVADLREHEMAQRADLFIRPHPGTDFVWLSAVTKYILDHNLQDQAFLDQWVNGLDEYRASIAEYTLARAEELTGIAQDTLQQVAQEIVRADGVCVMWAMGVTQQCGGSETSTAISNLLLVTGNYMRPGAGSYPLRGHNNVQGASDMGAMPNFVAGYQKVDDPEVRARFAAAWGTDLPASKGLDNHEMVHAIHDGTLRVMYLKGEEMGIVDSNVNYVEEAFEKLDFFVVQDIFFSRTAQFADVVLPASPSLEKDGTFTNTERRIQRLHRALEPLGQSKPDWEIIQLIANRLGANWQYTHPGEIMREIASLVPLYSGVTYERLEGFRSLQWPVLPDGSDTPLLFTDGFPFPDRKARLYPAQFIPPVEVPEAEFDLHFNNGRMLEHFHEGNMTFRSPGVTSKVPGTFVEVSPDLARERGLEDGRYVRLVSRHGAVKLKVLVTSRVQGKQLYMPMNTQDAQQAVNRLTGSHTDHSTHTPAYKDTAVRMEVLPELGEHPLPRTNHRYGHPTPQPGVEVERKWKRADYRFPGTLPDRARIAHEVSPETTGGDD encoded by the coding sequence ATGACCACAGACATCGAGGTCCGCGTGAACGGCGTCCTGCAGCCGGCCACGAGCGGCGAACCGCTCATCAATGTGATCAACCGCGCTGGCGTGGAGCTTCCACAGGTGTGCTATCACCCGCAGCTCGGCCCGATTCAGACGTGTGACACCTGCCTCGTGGAGGTGGACGGGGCCCTCGTGCGGGCCTGCGGCACACCCGTCATGACCGGCATGACCGTCAGCACCGACACCCAGGCTGGACGGGAGTCGCGCGCCGCGGCGTTCGACAAGATCCTGGGCAACCACCTGCTGTACTGCACGGTGTGCGACAACAACAACGGCAACTGCGTGGTGCACAACACCACGGCGCTGCTGAAAGTGGAGCATCAGGCAACGCCGTACCACCCAAAACCCTACGCGAAGGACGAGTCGAACCCGTTCTACCGCTACGACCCGGACCAGTGCATCCTGTGCGGCCGCTGTGTGGAGGCCTGCCAGAACCTGCAGGTCAACGAGACGCTCAGCATCAACTGGGAGGACCCGCACCCGCGGGTGCTGTGGGACGGGGGCCAGCCGATCAACGAGAGCAGCTGCGTGAGCTGCGGGCACTGCGTCTCGGTCTGCCCGTGCAACGCGCTGATGGAGAAGAGCATGCTGGGCGAGGCGGGCCTGATGACGGCCCTGCCGCTGCCGGTGTTTCACTCGGCGGTGGACCTGGTCAAGGCGGCCGAGCCCAGCATCGGCTACGGCCCGATCCTCCAGCTGTCCGACACGGAAGCGGCGATGCGGGCGCAGAGCATCCAGCGCACCAAGACGGTCTGCACGTACTGCGGGGTGGGGTGCAGCTTCGAGGTGTGGACCAAGGAGCGCCACATCCTCAAGATCGAGCCGACGCACGGCCCGGCCAACGGCGTGTCCACCTGCATCAAAGGGAAGTTCTCCTGGGATCACATCAACAGCCAGGAGCGCCTCACCACCCCGCTGATCCGGGACGGGAACGGCTTCCGGGAGGCGAGCTGGGAGGAGGCCCTCAGCCTGATCGCCCGCAAGTTCACGGAAGTCCGCGCCGAGCACGGCCCGGACGCCCTGGCGTTCATCGCGTCCTCGAAGTGCACCAACGAGGAAGCGTTCCTGATGCAGAAACTCGCGCGGGCGGTGATCGGCACCAACAACATGGACAACTGCTCCCGCTACTGTCAGTCGCCCGCCACGATGGGCCTGTGGCGGACGGTGGGGTACGGCGGGGACAGCGGCAGCATCCACGACCTGGAGCAGGCGGGGCTGGTGATCGGCATCGGCACCAACACCGCCGAGTCCCACCCGGTACTCGCCACCCGCGTGAAGCGCGCCCACAAGCTGCGCGGCCAGCGCCTGATCGTCGCGGACCTGCGCGAGCACGAGATGGCGCAGCGGGCCGACCTGTTCATCCGCCCGCACCCCGGCACCGACTTCGTGTGGCTCAGCGCCGTCACCAAGTACATCCTTGACCACAACCTGCAGGACCAGGCGTTCCTGGACCAGTGGGTAAACGGCCTCGACGAGTACCGCGCCAGCATCGCCGAGTACACCCTGGCGCGCGCGGAGGAGCTGACCGGCATTGCCCAGGACACCCTGCAGCAGGTGGCGCAGGAGATCGTCCGCGCGGACGGGGTGTGCGTGATGTGGGCGATGGGCGTCACGCAGCAGTGCGGCGGCAGCGAAACCAGCACGGCCATCAGCAACCTGCTGCTCGTCACCGGCAACTACATGCGGCCCGGCGCCGGGTCCTACCCGCTGCGCGGGCACAACAACGTTCAGGGCGCCAGCGACATGGGCGCCATGCCGAACTTCGTCGCCGGGTACCAGAAGGTGGACGACCCCGAGGTGCGCGCCCGGTTCGCCGCCGCGTGGGGCACGGACCTGCCGGCCAGCAAGGGCCTGGACAACCACGAGATGGTGCACGCCATCCACGACGGCACGCTGCGCGTGATGTACCTCAAAGGCGAGGAGATGGGCATCGTCGACTCGAACGTGAACTACGTCGAGGAGGCGTTCGAGAAGCTCGACTTCTTCGTGGTGCAGGACATCTTCTTCTCCCGCACCGCGCAGTTCGCGGACGTGGTGCTGCCCGCCAGCCCCAGCCTCGAGAAGGACGGCACCTTCACCAACACCGAACGCCGCATCCAACGCCTCCACCGCGCCCTGGAGCCGCTCGGGCAGAGCAAACCCGACTGGGAGATCATTCAGCTGATCGCCAACCGGCTGGGCGCGAACTGGCAGTACACGCACCCGGGGGAGATCATGCGGGAAATCGCCTCGCTGGTGCCGCTGTACTCGGGGGTGACCTACGAGCGGCTGGAGGGCTTCCGGTCGCTGCAGTGGCCGGTGCTGCCGGACGGCAGCGACACCCCGCTGCTGTTCACGGACGGCTTCCCGTTCCCGGACCGCAAGGCGCGCCTGTACCCGGCGCAGTTCATTCCGCCGGTGGAAGTTCCGGAGGCGGAGTTCGACCTGCACTTCAACAACGGCCGCATGCTCGAACACTTCCACGAGGGGAACATGACCTTCCGGTCGCCCGGCGTGACCAGCAAGGTGCCCGGCACCTTCGTCGAGGTGTCGCCGGACCTGGCGCGGGAGCGGGGGCTCGAGGACGGCCGGTACGTGCGCCTGGTCTCGCGGCACGGCGCGGTGAAGCTCAAGGTGCTGGTAACCAGCCGCGTGCAGGGCAAGCAGCTGTACATGCCCATGAACACCCAGGACGCGCAGCAGGCGGTGAACCGGCTCACCGGCAGCCACACCGACCACAGCACGCACACGCCCGCGTACAAGGACACCGCCGTGCGGATGGAGGTCCTCCCGGAGCTGGGTGAGCACCCGCTGCCGCGCACCAACCACCGCTACGGTCACCCCACCCCTCAGCCGGGCGTCGAGGTCGAACGGAAGTGGAAGCGCGCGGACTACCGCTTCCCCGGGACCCTGCCGGACCGGGCGCGCATCGCGCATGAGGTCTCGCCCGAGACCACTGGAGGAGACGACTGA
- a CDS encoding DUF1641 domain-containing protein, with amino-acid sequence MARPIEFDPRTLLPTPSERVSAGTADSADALLEALELLRVLHEHRVLHTLVRVVQGGEGLAAHALDILNEPASVRALRNLLELVRALGGIEPEALSVVTGALARGVREGARRVEAGERAGLGELLSLARDPDVGLALGAFLGVLRGFGQGLREGQSTPGVPHV; translated from the coding sequence ATGGCCAGACCAATCGAATTCGACCCGCGGACCCTGCTGCCCACCCCGAGCGAGCGCGTCTCGGCCGGCACGGCCGACAGTGCCGACGCACTGCTCGAGGCACTTGAGCTGCTGCGGGTCCTGCACGAGCACCGCGTCCTCCACACGCTGGTGCGCGTCGTGCAGGGCGGCGAAGGCCTCGCCGCCCACGCGCTCGACATCCTGAACGAACCGGCCAGCGTGCGCGCCCTCCGGAACCTGCTGGAACTGGTTCGCGCCCTGGGCGGCATCGAGCCGGAGGCACTGAGCGTCGTGACGGGCGCGCTGGCCCGCGGCGTGCGAGAAGGTGCCCGCCGCGTCGAGGCCGGCGAACGGGCCGGGCTGGGCGAACTGCTGTCCCTGGCGCGCGACCCGGACGTGGGGCTCGCCCTGGGCGCCTTCCTGGGGGTGCTGCGCGGGTTCGGTCAGGGCCTGCGCGAGGGGCAGAGCACGCCGGGCGTCCCGCACGTATGA
- a CDS encoding ArsR/SmtB family transcription factor, with protein sequence MNPDTLSALAEPHRMHIVELLIQQPLTVGEIASRLGLLQPQASRHLRVLSDAGIIRVEAIANRRLCHLRPEPFQQLDSWLTPYRRLWEDRFDRLDTYLQQLQQTGHTPPAEPEDP encoded by the coding sequence GTGAACCCCGACACCCTCAGTGCGCTGGCTGAACCGCACCGCATGCACATCGTCGAGCTGCTCATCCAGCAACCGCTCACCGTCGGTGAGATCGCGTCCCGGCTCGGGCTCCTGCAACCCCAGGCCAGCCGACACCTCCGGGTCCTCAGCGACGCCGGCATCATCCGGGTCGAAGCCATCGCCAACCGCCGCCTGTGCCACCTGCGTCCCGAACCGTTCCAGCAGCTCGACAGCTGGCTCACCCCGTACCGCCGCCTCTGGGAGGACCGCTTCGACCGCCTCGACACCTACCTGCAACAGCTCCAGCAGACCGGCCACACCCCACCCGCAGAACCGGAAGACCCCTAA
- a CDS encoding SRPBCC domain-containing protein gives MTTSTSSITSRVEAGTDLILERVFHAPRALVFEAFTRAEHLRQWWGPRGWTLPVCDVDFREGGRWHYCMRCIDPDQGSFFGMESWGLAVYETIDAPNSIVYTDYFSDADQNINAEMPATRSTLTFEDVAGGTRVVTRASYASEAALNTVLEMGMLQGISETWDRLAEYLTAPQA, from the coding sequence ATGACCACCAGCACCTCCAGCATCACCTCCCGCGTCGAAGCCGGCACCGACCTGATCCTCGAGCGGGTCTTCCACGCCCCCCGCGCCCTGGTGTTCGAGGCGTTCACCCGCGCTGAGCACCTCCGCCAGTGGTGGGGGCCCCGCGGGTGGACGCTGCCGGTGTGTGACGTCGATTTCCGCGAGGGCGGACGCTGGCATTACTGCATGCGGTGCATTGACCCCGACCAGGGCAGCTTCTTCGGCATGGAGTCGTGGGGGCTGGCGGTCTACGAGACGATCGACGCCCCGAACAGCATCGTGTACACCGACTACTTCTCCGACGCGGACCAGAACATCAACGCGGAGATGCCCGCCACCCGCTCCACCCTCACCTTCGAGGACGTGGCGGGCGGGACGCGGGTCGTCACCCGGGCGAGCTACGCCAGCGAGGCCGCGCTGAACACCGTGCTGGAAATGGGCATGCTGCAGGGCATCAGCGAAACCTGGGACCGCCTCGCCGAGTACCTCACCGCCCCACAGGCCTGA
- a CDS encoding GNAT family N-acetyltransferase, translated as MSAPRLMTDRLMLRGHLPEDLDACVELWQNPAVIQYTTGQPLARQDIWSRLLRHVGHWDLLGYGYWLAFEQASGRFVGEVGLARFKRTLLEGHPDLDPLPEAGWVLMPWAHGLGYAREAMTAVLNWHDQEQRAAESFCIIDPQNAPSLRLAAALGYRPRFSVPQEEPRWTVLFRPRTDAEASTLV; from the coding sequence ATGTCTGCCCCACGCCTGATGACGGACCGCTTGATGTTGCGGGGCCACCTGCCCGAGGATCTCGATGCGTGTGTCGAGTTATGGCAAAACCCAGCGGTGATCCAGTACACGACCGGCCAACCACTCGCCCGTCAGGACATCTGGAGCCGGCTGCTGCGCCACGTCGGGCACTGGGACCTCCTCGGCTACGGATACTGGCTCGCCTTTGAACAGGCGAGTGGACGCTTCGTCGGGGAGGTGGGGCTGGCCCGATTCAAGCGCACGCTCCTCGAAGGGCATCCGGATCTGGATCCGCTCCCCGAAGCGGGGTGGGTCCTGATGCCCTGGGCGCATGGCCTTGGCTATGCCCGCGAGGCCATGACCGCCGTTCTGAACTGGCATGATCAGGAGCAGCGTGCAGCCGAGAGTTTCTGCATCATTGACCCGCAGAACGCGCCGTCGCTGCGCCTGGCGGCGGCCCTGGGATATCGGCCTCGGTTCAGCGTGCCGCAGGAAGAGCCTCGCTGGACGGTCCTCTTCCGCCCCCGAACGGACGCTGAAGCGTCCACCCTGGTGTGA
- a CDS encoding DUF3224 domain-containing protein, producing the protein MVNRVGQEINTMMHATGTFEVTLTPQPTTEIEQEKVGRLLLEKTFHGDLDGSSVGYMLSIGTETPGSAGYVAMESVQGTLQGRTGSFALQHTGTMNRGTPQLSVTVVPDSGTDQLVGLVGTLTIDRSEGKHTYVFSYDLTPNTAD; encoded by the coding sequence ATGGTGAACAGGGTTGGACAGGAGATCAACACGATGATGCATGCAACCGGAACGTTCGAAGTGACGCTTACCCCACAGCCCACCACGGAGATCGAGCAGGAGAAGGTCGGCAGGCTCCTGCTGGAGAAGACGTTTCATGGCGATCTGGACGGCAGCAGCGTCGGCTACATGCTCTCCATCGGCACCGAGACCCCAGGTTCAGCAGGGTACGTCGCGATGGAATCCGTCCAAGGGACGTTGCAGGGCCGGACAGGAAGCTTCGCGCTCCAACACACGGGGACGATGAACAGAGGAACGCCTCAGCTGAGCGTGACGGTTGTTCCGGATTCCGGCACGGACCAACTCGTCGGGTTGGTTGGGACACTGACCATTGATCGGAGCGAAGGCAAGCATACGTACGTGTTCTCCTACGACTTAACTCCGAACACAGCCGACTAG
- a CDS encoding DUF6088 family protein, with translation MAGTATTSSIHAQVRRAVQAMPAGVPFCFADLEVALPTAHRKVLQQALSRLVKAGEVSRIMRGIYMVPKPTLFGPSVPPVWRVVEAYARQHRLPVGVHGAIVVNELGLSTQVPSIYLYNAPIHARRPLNLPVSRVVLTPAPRYVIQAIGTSAEQLLAGLEFLGPGQPELCARLIERCGEAARETACRLGALPRWMEQALTRKRGAP, from the coding sequence ATGGCGGGCACGGCCACCACCTCCAGCATTCATGCCCAGGTCCGGCGCGCGGTGCAGGCCATGCCCGCAGGAGTTCCCTTCTGCTTCGCTGATTTGGAAGTAGCGCTGCCAACCGCCCACCGCAAGGTCCTGCAGCAGGCCCTGTCTCGCCTGGTCAAAGCCGGCGAGGTGTCGCGCATCATGCGCGGCATCTACATGGTGCCCAAACCGACCCTGTTCGGCCCGTCGGTTCCCCCGGTCTGGCGTGTAGTGGAAGCGTACGCCCGGCAGCACCGCCTGCCGGTCGGGGTGCATGGCGCGATCGTGGTGAACGAACTGGGGCTCTCCACGCAGGTGCCGTCCATCTACCTGTACAACGCCCCGATTCACGCGCGCCGTCCCCTGAACCTGCCGGTCAGCCGAGTGGTCCTGACCCCCGCGCCGCGGTACGTGATCCAGGCCATTGGCACATCCGCCGAGCAACTCCTGGCGGGCCTCGAGTTCCTGGGACCGGGGCAGCCCGAGCTGTGCGCGCGGCTCATCGAGCGCTGCGGCGAGGCGGCCCGCGAAACCGCCTGTCGCCTGGGGGCGCTGCCCCGCTGGATGGAACAGGCACTCACCAGAAAGCGGGGAGCGCCGTAG
- a CDS encoding VOC family protein, with protein sequence MMINVSRIAYICLFCSNLEHSIAFYHGVLGLPIERRDPEFCKLSTAGVSLGLEPGGTRVAREKTRAENPLLLQFAAASPAALATMTKHLEAHGVVIQERCREMPYGVITAFLDPDGNRLELMYDSRVDHASAGTP encoded by the coding sequence ATGATGATCAACGTTTCGCGCATCGCGTACATCTGCCTGTTCTGTTCGAACCTGGAGCACTCGATTGCGTTCTATCACGGCGTGCTGGGCCTGCCGATCGAGCGGCGCGACCCTGAGTTCTGTAAGCTCAGCACCGCGGGCGTCAGCCTGGGGTTGGAGCCGGGCGGCACCCGCGTGGCCCGGGAGAAGACGCGCGCCGAGAATCCGTTGCTGCTCCAGTTTGCTGCGGCCTCGCCCGCGGCCCTCGCAACCATGACCAAACACCTGGAGGCACACGGCGTCGTCATCCAGGAGCGATGCCGCGAGATGCCGTACGGCGTGATCACGGCGTTCCTCGACCCCGACGGCAATCGACTGGAGCTCATGTATGACTCGCGCGTTGACCACGCTTCGGCTGGAACACCATAG
- a CDS encoding type II toxin-antitoxin system VapC family toxin, producing the protein MTVLDASALLAYVYGEAGAEQVEEALSTAPTIHAVNLAEVLSRLAERGSAPEDSMRALTDAGVMKLLQVDPGTVDDALNAARFHPVTRHAGLSLGDRYCLALAARLDVPVLTADRAWADLNVGVTVELIR; encoded by the coding sequence GTGACCGTCCTGGACGCCTCCGCGCTTCTCGCCTACGTGTACGGCGAAGCCGGTGCGGAACAGGTCGAAGAGGCCCTGTCGACTGCGCCTACCATCCACGCGGTAAACCTGGCAGAAGTGCTGTCCCGCCTCGCAGAACGTGGCAGCGCCCCAGAAGACTCGATGCGCGCCCTGACGGACGCCGGGGTGATGAAACTGCTGCAGGTGGACCCCGGGACCGTGGACGACGCCCTGAATGCCGCCCGCTTCCACCCTGTCACCAGACATGCAGGTCTTTCGCTCGGTGACCGGTACTGCCTCGCGCTCGCCGCGCGCCTGGACGTCCCCGTCCTGACGGCTGACCGTGCGTGGGCTGACCTGAATGTCGGCGTCACGGTCGAACTGATCCGCTGA
- a CDS encoding AbrB/MazE/SpoVT family DNA-binding domain-containing protein: MAHQQFSITVKEHGRLNLPKDLRQALGIEEGERLIFRINDDGSAEVVTPHALARRGRGLFAHLKQVNNETDSFIDDRRQEADQ, encoded by the coding sequence ATGGCTCATCAACAGTTTTCCATCACCGTCAAAGAACACGGCCGGTTAAATCTGCCCAAAGATTTGCGGCAAGCGCTAGGGATCGAAGAAGGAGAACGCTTGATTTTCCGCATCAACGATGATGGAAGTGCGGAAGTCGTCACGCCTCACGCGTTGGCGCGCCGTGGACGCGGGCTGTTCGCTCATCTCAAGCAGGTGAACAACGAAACCGACAGCTTTATCGACGACCGCCGACAGGAAGCTGACCAGTGA